The Sorangiineae bacterium MSr11954 DNA segment CGGCCACCGACTGCTCGTCGTGCCGGATGGTGCAATTGGGCACGCTGGAGAGCAGGTTGGCGTAGCCGCGTGTGCCGGCCTCCTCTTGGAACTGACCGGGCGCCGCGCCGTTGGCCGCCTGCCACTCACCGAACTTGCCGCCGTCGGTGACCTGCTTCCACCCGCGGCCGTAGAAGGCCAGGCCCACCGTGATCTTGCGCGGGTTCACGCCCGCGTTGGTGTAGACGTTGACCGCGTCCTCCACGCTGAAGTGGAAGTTGTACGGATCGTCGGCGTCGCGGTAAAGGTTGCCCTGGTGGCCGGTCTGCTTCGGCTCCCACGAGTCATCGCTGCCGGAGCCGTGGAAGTCGTAGCCTTGCACGTTGAAGATATCGAGCGAGGCCGCGTCGCGGGGCAGATCCCAGCCCGCCTCGATCTTCGCGGGATCGGCCGGGGTGAAGGCGGTGAGCTGGTAACGCTTGCCGGTCTGCGTGCTGAGCGCGTCGAGCTGCTTGCGGAACTCCGCCAGCAACAGCGCCAGGTTCGCCTTGTCGTTCGGGCTCACGTGGTTGCCCGCGTGCCCTTCGGCGCCCGGCCACTCCCAGTCCACGTCGATGCCGTCGAAGATGCCGGCGGCGCTGCCCGGGCCGCCCGCGCCCGCGTACACGGGCAGGTTGCCCTTGATGTACATGTCGACGCACGAGCTCACGAACTTCTTGCGGGAGGCGTCGGTGGCCGCCGCGTCGGAGAAGAATTTGGAGTACGTCCAGCCGCCGAGCGAGATCAGCACCTTGAGGTTCGGGAACTTCGCCTTCAACTTGCGCAGCTGGTTGTAGTTGCCGCGCAGCTTCTCCGAGCCGGTGTCGCCCACGTTGTCGACGGACTGACCCGCCGGGAAGATGCGCGCGTAGTCGGCCTCGGCGTCGCCGGCGCCGTCACCCTGGTTGGGATCTTGCGGGCCGGGCGTGGTGGCCTTGGTCACGCCGTGGAGGCACGTGAAGTTCACGGGGTCCAAGTTGCCGAACGCGTAGTTGATGTGCGTCAGCTTGGCCGCCCCGCCGTTGGTGGCCAGGTTGCGCAGGAAGAACTGGCGGCCGTAGATGCCCCACTGCACGAAGTAGCCGACGCGCGCGTAGCCGCTCACGACGTCGGGCGTGGTCACTTCCACCGGCGCGCTGGCCGTCGACTCGTTGTCGTAGCCGTCGCGGGCCTTCACGGTGAACGCGTACTTGGTGGACGGCGCGAGCCCGGACACCTTGGCGGTGGTGCCCGTCACGGTCGCGGAGAGCGTGCCTCCCGTGTACACATCGTAGGCGACCACGCCGGTGTTGTCGGTCGACGCGTTCCAAGCCAAGGTGGCGCTGCCCGAGTCCACCGCGGTGCTGCGCAGATTGCCCGGCACGGTCGGCGGTTGGGTATCGTCGCTGGGGTTGTTCGTGCGGACCGTGAGCGGCGCGCTCGCCGGCGATGCGTTGCCCTTGGTGTCCTTGGTGATGACCGTGAACGTGTACTCGGTGTTCGGCGTCAGGCCGGTCACATTGGTGGTGGTGTCGGTCACGTTGGTGAGGACGGTGCCGCCGCGGAGCACGTCGTAGCCCGCGATGGGACGCGAGCCCGCCTGCGCCGCGTTCCACGCCAGGGTGAGCGTCTTGGTCGTCTTGACGGTCGCCCGCAGGTTGGTCGGCGCCTGCGGCGGGGTGTCCGGCGTGCCATCGCACGCGGCGTCGTCGATGATGCAACTCGACGGCGTGGCCGAGGAGCTGAGTCGGAACGTCGGGCTATAGGGATAGGTGGAGCGCCCCGCTTGGAGCGTATTGATGTAGAACGCCGGGGTCAGGGTGACGTGCGTACCGCTCTGGCTGATGGTGGCGTGCTCGCCGGCGCTGGCGGTCACTCCAGCCGGCAGATCGAAGGTGATGGCCCACCCCGTCACCGACGCGGTGCTCTTGTTGGTTACGGTGTATTCGCCGACATTGCCCGTCAGCTTGAAGACGGCGCCGAGCCGGCCCCCCGCCAGCTCCGCAGAAGACCTCGTCGCGGCCGATTTCTCGACGGCAACGGGATCGTCGCTGGCGGCGCACCCGGCGGCCGCCACGGCCACCGCCACGATGGACGAAGAAACATAAAGTAGAATTTTGGACACGGATTTCCTCCCTGGGCTCCTGGCTCACGGCAGGCTTCGA contains these protein-coding regions:
- a CDS encoding glycosyl hydrolase family 18 protein, whose product is MSKILLYVSSSIVAVAVAAAGCAASDDPVAVEKSAATRSSAELAGGRLGAVFKLTGNVGEYTVTNKSTASVTGWAITFDLPAGVTASAGEHATISQSGTHVTLTPAFYINTLQAGRSTYPYSPTFRLSSSATPSSCIIDDAACDGTPDTPPQAPTNLRATVKTTKTLTLAWNAAQAGSRPIAGYDVLRGGTVLTNVTDTTTNVTGLTPNTEYTFTVITKDTKGNASPASAPLTVRTNNPSDDTQPPTVPGNLRSTAVDSGSATLAWNASTDNTGVVAYDVYTGGTLSATVTGTTAKVSGLAPSTKYAFTVKARDGYDNESTASAPVEVTTPDVVSGYARVGYFVQWGIYGRQFFLRNLATNGGAAKLTHINYAFGNLDPVNFTCLHGVTKATTPGPQDPNQGDGAGDAEADYARIFPAGQSVDNVGDTGSEKLRGNYNQLRKLKAKFPNLKVLISLGGWTYSKFFSDAAATDASRKKFVSSCVDMYIKGNLPVYAGAGGPGSAAGIFDGIDVDWEWPGAEGHAGNHVSPNDKANLALLLAEFRKQLDALSTQTGKRYQLTAFTPADPAKIEAGWDLPRDAASLDIFNVQGYDFHGSGSDDSWEPKQTGHQGNLYRDADDPYNFHFSVEDAVNVYTNAGVNPRKITVGLAFYGRGWKQVTDGGKFGEWQAANGAAPGQFQEEAGTRGYANLLSSVPNCTIRHDEQSVAAYCYTGAGGQWWSFDDPWSIQKKTAWIKSRGLLGAMAWEMSGDPGTLMTAVDNGLK